In the Quercus lobata isolate SW786 chromosome 5, ValleyOak3.0 Primary Assembly, whole genome shotgun sequence genome, one interval contains:
- the LOC115989820 gene encoding uncharacterized protein LOC115989820: MSVSGFPTKPDDREPKRARMSATTLIGFTEEDKQGTIQPHDDALVVTLRIGGYDVKRVLVDQGSAVEIMYPDLYKGLNLKQEDLLPYDSPLVSFEGKVVIPRGMIRLPVQTDSEVVKVNFIVVNAYSPYTAIVARPWLHTLGAVSSTLHQKVKYPSRGSGGPAMEVNCEELEKVLVGFDPEKFFQIGSESPPQEKSALTAILGQNLDVFAWDPYEAPRVDPDFICHRLNVNPTVTPKRQAPRRPSKEHTDAVIEEVTRLKKARAIKEVFYPEWLVNTVVGYHQIPLAAEDQEKTAFITLVGNYHYKVMPFGLKNAESTYQRMMTKMFEQ; this comes from the exons ATGTCAGTGAGCGGTTTCCCGACTAAGCCAGATGACAGGGAACCCAAGAGGGCTAGAATGAGCGCCACGACATTAATCGGGTTCACGGAGGAAGACAAACAAGGAACTATccaaccccacgatgatgccttAGTCGTGACGCTCAGGATAGGAGGTTATGACGTCAAAAGGGTGTTAGTTGATCAAGGCAGCGCGgtggagataatgtaccctgatttgtATAAGGGATTGAACTTGAAGCAGGAAGACCTGTTGCCATACGATTCCCCCCTGGTTAGTTTTGAAGGAAAGGTCGTCATCCCGAGAGGCATGATTAGGTTGCCTGTGCAAACAGACTCAGAGGTGGTAAAAGTGAACTTCATTGTCGTAAATGCATACTCCCCTTACACAGCCATCGTGGCCCGGCCATGGCTTCATACTCTAGGGGCTGTGTCGTCAACCttgcaccaaaaggtgaaatatccGTCAAGAG GCAGTGGAGGACCAGCCATGGAGGTGAACTGTGAGGAGTTGGAGAAAGTACTCGTCGGATTTGACCCTGAGAAGTTTTTTCAAATTGGCTCGGAATCGCCGCCCCAAGAGAAGTCAGCATTGACTGCCATCCTCGGACAAAATTTAGACGTGTTTGCTTGGGACCCCTATGAGGCCCCCAGGGTCGACCCAGATTTCATCTGCCACCGCCTTAATGTGAACCCGACCGTAACACCTAAGAGGCAAGCTCCTCGACGACCGTCGAAAGAACATACCGACGCCGTGATAGAAGAGGTcacaagattgaagaaagcaagggctatcaaagaggtcttctatCCCGAGTGGTTAGTCAACACGGTAGTG ggctaccaccagataccCTTGGCCGccgaagaccaggagaagactgcttttATCACCCTAGTtgggaattatcattataaagtgatgcccttcggcctaaaAAATGCCGAGtcaacctatcaaaggatgatgaccaagatGTTTGAACAGTAG
- the LOC115989821 gene encoding uncharacterized protein LOC115989821, whose product MGMIRKLGGKSVDMFSDSRLIVGQINGDMEAKDERMQEYLVRVKHLQTQFNHFRLTHVPRSGNTHADSLATLATSSTQPLPRVILVEEVLRPSTEKTNGIGIHNIRAGPSWMDPIVLYLKHDTLPDDKVEAGKIRRKATRFWLSEDSKLYRRSFSGPYLLCVHPEAAELILEELHEGICGSHTRGRSLSHRVLTLGYWWPSMHKEALDYVKKCDQCQRFAPSIHQPGGELNPMSSPWPFAQWGLDILGPFPKATGNRKFLLVGTDYFTKWSNGQAEAINKTIMNGLKKRLDDAKGRWVEELAHVLWTYRTTPCRSTGETPFSMTYGAEAVIPLEVNFPTQRTTTFCPTTNDKILEKSLDLIDERREGVMVHLANYQQKLKQGYDAKVKSRPLAPGDLVLRKVLGTARNPAWGKLEPNWEGPYHITSVACVGAYFLEDLDERVVPRPWNLAME is encoded by the exons ATGGGAATGATCCGGAAGTTGGGGGGAAAATCCGTAGACATGTTCTCGGATTCAAGACTTATTGTGGGGCAGATAAATGGGGACATGGAAGCAAAGgacgaaagaatgcaagagtatctagtTCGGGTTAAGCACCTGCAGACCCAATTTAATCACTTCCGCTTGACGCACGTACCTAGAAGTGGGAACACTCATGCTGATTCTCTCGCGACGTTGGCTACCTCCTCGACTCAACCCCTACCTCGAGTCATTCTGGTAGAAGAGGTCCTCCGTCCATCAACAGAAAAGACCAATGGGATTGGAATACATAACATCAGGGCAGGaccgagctggatggaccctatcgTTCTGTACTTAAAGCATGACACCTTGCCAGACGATAAGGTTGAAGCTGGCAAAATTAGGAGAAAGGCTACTCGATTCTGGTTATCAGAGGACTCCAAGCTTTACAGACGCTCGTTTTCAGGGCCGTATTTGCTATGTGTGCACCCAGAGGCTGCAGAACTCATCCTGGAAGAgttacatgaaggaatttgcggaAGTCACACGAGGGGTAGGTCTTTGTCTCATAGAGTCTTAACGctgggttattggtggccgagcatgcataaGGAAGCCCTAgattatgtgaagaagtgcgaccaatgccagagattcgctCCGAGCATACACCAGCCTGGTGGAGAGCTAAACCCAATGTCCAGTCcctggccatttgcacaatggggcctAGATATACTTGGTCCATTCCCCAAGGCAACAGGGAATAGAAAATTTCTTCTCGTCGGCaccgactacttcaccaaatgg AGTAATGGCCAAGCAGAAGCCATCAACAAGACCATAATGAACGGACTGAAAAAGAGACTAGATGACGCAAAAGGAAGGTGGGTAGAGGAGTTAGCCCATGTCTTATGGACATACCGCACCACGCCTTGTAGGTCCACAGGggaaacccctttttcaatgacctatggggccgaggctgtcATTCCACTGGAGGTGAACTTCCCAACCCAGAGGACCACCACCTTTTGTCCCACTACCAATGACAAAATTCTAGAAAAGAGCTTGGACCTCATCGACGAAAGAAGGGAAGGCGTGATGGTCCACCTAGCTAACTATCAGcagaagctcaagcaaggttacgaCGCCAAAGTGAAGTCCAGGCCATTGGCGCCTGGAGATCTAGTACTGAGGAAAGTCTTGGGCACTGCGAGGAACCCCGCATGGGGAAAGCTCGAACCAAACTGGGAGGGACCGTACCATATCACTTCCGTAGCTTGCGTAGGAGCCTACTTTTTAGAAGACTTGGATGAACGTGTAGTtccacgcccttggaat TTAGCGATGGAGTAG
- the LOC115989822 gene encoding probable inactive purple acid phosphatase 16, whose protein sequence is FGYFCFFFGLKLYLTDCIADFLIYLGDVITTNNIPIANASLYWDQAISPTKSRGIPFANVFGNHDDAPFEWPKEWFPAPEIPQLICPAVNSTHSGEEACSFRGTQRIELMKHEIEHNLLSYSSNGPKALWPSISNYVIQVSSSDDPKSPVVYLYFLDSGGGSYPQVISNAQAEWFQNKSEEINPNSSVPELIFWHIPSQAYIKVAPQFGIHRPCVGSINKENVSSQAAELGIMELLVKRPSVKAIFVGHNHGLDWCCPYEKLWLCFARHTGYGGYGDWPRGARIIEITQQPFSFRTWIRMEDSVVYSKVVHGSANQLNYKAFNQMIVILLYYFMCLIF, encoded by the exons TTTGGttatttctgtttcttttttggtttaaaactcTACCTAACTGATTGCATAGCAGATTTTCTTATATACCTTGGAGATGTCATTACGACCAACAATATACCAATTGCAAATGCCAGCTTGTACTGGGATCAGGCAATCTCTCCAACAAAATCCAGAGGTATTCCGTTTGCCAATGTGTTTGGAAACCACGACGACGCACCATTTGAATGGCCAAAGGAGTGGTTTCCAGCCCCTGAAATTCCTCAACTTATTTGCCCAGCAGTCAACTCAACACATTCAG GAGAAGAAGCATGTAGCTTCAGAGGCACACAGCGTATTGAGCTGATGAAACATGAGATTGAGCATAATTTGCTATCTTATTCTAGCAATGGTCCTAAAGCGCTTTGGCCAAGTATATCCAACTATGTTATCCAAGTCTCATCATCAGATGATCCAAAGTCACCCGTAGTATACCTGTACTTTTTAGATTCTGGTGGCGGGTCCTATCCACAAGTTATCTCAAATGCTCAAGCAGAATGGTTCCAGAACAAATCTGAAGAGATCAACCCTAACTCAAG TGTGCCCGAGCTAATATTCTGGCATATCCCAAGTCAAGCATATATCAAAGTTGCTCCACAGTTTGGAATTCACAGGCCCTGTGTAGGCTcaattaacaaagaaaatgtTTCTTCTCAAGCAGCTGAATTGGGTATCATGGAACTTCTTGTTAAAAGGCCTTCTGTCAAG GCAATATTTGTTGGACATAACCATGGATTGGATTGGTGCTGCCCCTATGAGAAACTCTGGCTCTGTTTTGCTAGGCATACTGGTTATGGTGGCTATGGAGACTGGCCTAGAGGAGCTAGAATTATAGAAATCACTCAGCAGCCTTTCTCCTTTAGAACTTGGATAAGGATGGAGGACAGTGTAGTATATAGCAAAGTTGTGCATGGAAGTGCCAATCAATTGAATTACAAAGCTTTTAACCAAATGATagttattttgttatattattttatgtgtttaattttttaa